The following are from one region of the Deltaproteobacteria bacterium HGW-Deltaproteobacteria-6 genome:
- a CDS encoding diguanylate cyclase, giving the protein MSRISGLSLRFHNFVILILLGIVLMITALVLIGGLIIEARSQVIYVMIALLLVMIPLSVIGARRIGRSLSILAADAEQIANLDFTGEVDPRPTILHEVNILGQAHKAMKRTLDQHTKALTVAEQKLASLVETGILLSRERNWQTLLRHILESGKQLCNCDAGTMYLKTDHNTLVFALRTKDDLLPSMEIPLTDPGTGAPNEKYVATYVALHNETVIIDDVYAEKRFDMSGSHHFDDRTGYRSLSMLTIPMSPREGEVIGVLQFLNALDPGSGAVIAFPKELVGFMQALASQAAVALENSNLLAAQRALVDSMIKLVAGAIDAKSPYTGGHCERVPELAVMLAREASSVREGPLAGFDFHSDEEWREFRIGAWLHDCGKVTTPEYVVDKATKLEMIYNRIHEVRARFEVLLRDAEITSLKAIQNGADPAATAQKFHERHMQLIADFAFLAECNMGGEFMAPERIDQINRIAGQTWTRHFDDRLGLSHEELQRYESMPVSALPAVENLLADKPCHIIPRGVGNVPDPHYGFKMKVPEHLYNFGEVQNLCVEKGTLTEEERFKINEHVIQTIVMLEALPFPKELSRVPEYAGSHHETLTGSGYPLGLTKDDLSIPARIMAIADIFEALTASDRPYKKAKTLSESVKILSFFKKDKHIDPDLFDLFLTSGVYLRYASRYLRPEQIDHVDISKYLG; this is encoded by the coding sequence ATGTCCCGCATCTCTGGTCTGAGTTTGCGTTTTCACAACTTTGTCATCTTGATTCTTCTGGGCATCGTTCTGATGATCACCGCCCTGGTCCTCATCGGCGGTTTGATCATTGAGGCGCGAAGCCAGGTCATCTACGTGATGATCGCTCTTCTTCTGGTCATGATCCCCCTCTCGGTTATCGGCGCGCGCCGGATTGGACGCTCTCTTTCCATCCTTGCCGCGGACGCGGAGCAAATCGCAAATCTGGATTTCACAGGCGAGGTTGATCCCCGGCCTACCATCCTCCATGAAGTCAACATTCTGGGGCAAGCCCACAAGGCCATGAAGCGCACGCTCGATCAACACACCAAAGCCCTGACGGTGGCCGAACAGAAACTGGCCAGCCTGGTGGAAACCGGCATCCTGCTGTCACGGGAGCGCAACTGGCAAACACTGCTCAGGCATATTCTGGAAAGCGGGAAGCAATTGTGCAACTGTGATGCCGGAACAATGTACCTGAAAACCGATCATAACACACTGGTCTTTGCGTTGCGCACCAAGGACGACCTGCTGCCCTCGATGGAGATTCCGCTTACGGACCCGGGCACGGGCGCGCCAAATGAGAAATACGTGGCGACCTATGTGGCACTGCATAACGAAACCGTTATCATCGACGATGTCTACGCTGAAAAGCGGTTTGATATGAGCGGCTCACACCACTTCGATGACCGGACCGGATACCGGAGCTTATCCATGCTGACCATCCCCATGTCTCCGCGCGAAGGAGAGGTCATTGGCGTGTTGCAGTTTCTGAACGCCCTGGATCCGGGCAGCGGAGCAGTCATCGCGTTTCCGAAAGAACTGGTGGGGTTTATGCAAGCACTTGCCTCGCAGGCGGCGGTCGCCCTGGAAAACAGCAATCTGCTTGCGGCACAGCGTGCGCTGGTCGATTCGATGATTAAACTTGTGGCGGGTGCAATTGATGCGAAGAGTCCTTATACCGGCGGCCATTGTGAACGGGTGCCGGAACTGGCCGTCATGCTGGCCCGGGAGGCGTCCAGTGTCAGGGAGGGGCCGCTCGCCGGTTTCGATTTTCATTCTGATGAAGAATGGCGGGAGTTCCGGATCGGCGCCTGGCTGCATGACTGCGGCAAAGTCACTACCCCCGAATACGTGGTCGACAAAGCAACCAAGCTCGAAATGATCTACAACCGAATCCATGAGGTGCGCGCGCGATTCGAGGTCTTGTTGCGCGATGCCGAGATCACATCTCTCAAGGCAATCCAAAATGGAGCCGATCCCGCTGCAACTGCGCAGAAATTCCATGAACGGCACATGCAGTTGATCGCCGATTTCGCATTCCTGGCGGAATGCAACATGGGCGGTGAGTTCATGGCGCCGGAGCGGATCGACCAGATTAACAGGATTGCCGGTCAGACCTGGACGCGCCATTTTGACGACCGCCTCGGCCTGTCACACGAAGAATTACAGCGATATGAAAGCATGCCTGTCTCCGCGCTGCCTGCGGTTGAAAACCTGCTTGCCGATAAGCCCTGCCACATCATCCCCCGGGGCGTCGGCAACGTACCCGATCCCCACTACGGCTTCAAGATGAAGGTGCCGGAACATCTTTATAACTTTGGCGAGGTACAAAACCTGTGCGTGGAGAAGGGCACGCTCACCGAAGAGGAACGTTTCAAGATCAATGAGCACGTTATCCAGACTATCGTCATGCTGGAGGCGCTGCCTTTTCCCAAGGAGCTTTCGAGAGTTCCTGAATACGCGGGCAGCCATCATGAAACCCTGACGGGTTCCGGGTACCCTCTCGGGCTTACGAAGGACGATCTATCCATCCCGGCCCGCATCATGGCGATTGCCGATATTTTCGAAGCCCTCACCGCTTCTGACCGCCCGTATAAAAAAGCTAAGACGCTCTCCGAATCGGTGAAAATCCTTTCCTTCTTCAAGAAGGACAAACACATCGATCCCGATCTGTTCGACCTGTTCCTGACTTCGGGCGTTTACCTGCGCTACGCCAGCCGTTATCTCAGGCCGGAACAAATCGATCATGTCGATATTTCAAAGTATCTGGGCTGA
- a CDS encoding anti-sigma factor antagonist: MSLMMNIENKMPGYYVVTLNGRLDSITYADCEAKITPILIPATKSIVMDMSNLDYISSMGLRVILKTRQIMETQGGKVFIVNMQPQIKKVLEIANLLHGMTLFASIKEADDYFDAMQKKVLESLK, encoded by the coding sequence ATGTCCCTGATGATGAATATTGAAAACAAAATGCCCGGTTATTATGTTGTTACTTTAAACGGCCGGCTCGATAGTATCACCTATGCCGATTGTGAAGCAAAAATCACCCCCATTCTGATTCCCGCGACCAAGAGCATCGTAATGGACATGTCCAATCTGGATTATATCAGCAGCATGGGCCTGCGAGTAATCCTTAAAACGAGACAAATTATGGAAACCCAGGGTGGCAAGGTCTTCATCGTCAATATGCAGCCGCAAATTAAAAAGGTGCTGGAGATTGCCAATCTGCTGCACGGGATGACTCTCTTTGCCAGCATTAAGGAGGCCGACGACTATTTTGATGCCATGCAGAAAAAAGTCCTGGAATCCTTAAAATAG
- a CDS encoding adenylate/guanylate cyclase domain-containing protein: MIAHNTCRVMVDIHSLLSYHLRPCYTKQDGGTMKFFPKLTLGMLAPFAAVVFGAAMFLFEPLPLQVLRNAVFDQYQRWHPRLYQPAPVRIIDVDEESLKRLGQWPWPRTRVAELIRRLRKDGAATISLDIVFAEPDRTSPKSMSATWNLPGDVRRRLANIPDHDEVLAETVSQGLVVLGFAAEQGDPARSLPPRPFRTVFSGESPLPFLHTFSSALTSIPSLAGAAEGSGALTFIPDSDGVVRRIPLMIRLHDQVMPSLAAESLRVAQGQRNYILKTLEQKGTGLQEVRIGAMTVPTTPRGEIWVHYTRPVPDRYIPAWKVLDGKVTREQVEGHILLIGTSAQGLMDLRFSPMGMIIPGVEVHAQALEQIFSGTYLTRPSWAGAIEALVIVLGGLILAIIALATPALVSAGITALVLFAAFWAAWTAFIRYGLLLDPVTPGLALLITFILGSVIHHMTSERRQRWVREAFSRYVSPNRVDYLVDHPDQLELGGRRQECSFIFTDLTSFTALMEKMDPADAVAILNAYLDRMITIAFHHGGTLDRIVGDAVAIMFSAPVIQPDHRARALQCALEMHAFATSYANEYNAKGIPFGQTRLGIHTGEVIVGNFGGSTMFDYRALGDAVNTASRLESVNKHLGTLICVSGATLQGCPDAVVRPVGSLVLKGKTQPLMVYEPITGSEPRRDIAYEKAFELLKNSDPLARKAFEQLAMERPRDPLVGLHLERLQKGEQGDIIIFDEK, encoded by the coding sequence TTGATCGCACACAACACCTGCCGTGTAATGGTTGACATCCATAGTCTTCTATCGTATCATCTGCGTCCTTGTTACACAAAACAGGATGGTGGAACGATGAAGTTCTTCCCCAAACTCACCCTTGGCATGCTGGCGCCTTTTGCCGCCGTCGTCTTTGGCGCCGCAATGTTTCTCTTCGAACCGCTGCCGCTGCAGGTGCTGCGAAACGCTGTTTTCGATCAATACCAGCGCTGGCATCCCCGGCTGTATCAACCTGCCCCGGTGCGCATCATTGATGTTGACGAAGAAAGTCTGAAGCGGCTGGGCCAGTGGCCCTGGCCGCGCACGCGGGTCGCTGAACTGATCCGGCGCCTCCGCAAGGATGGTGCAGCTACGATCAGTCTGGACATTGTCTTTGCCGAACCGGACCGGACATCGCCGAAATCGATGTCCGCTACCTGGAATCTGCCCGGTGATGTCCGCCGCCGGCTGGCAAACATCCCCGATCATGATGAGGTGCTGGCTGAAACCGTGTCGCAGGGACTGGTTGTACTGGGCTTTGCGGCTGAGCAGGGCGATCCGGCACGATCGCTCCCGCCGCGTCCTTTTCGAACGGTCTTTTCAGGAGAATCTCCTCTTCCTTTCCTGCACACATTTTCCAGCGCGCTGACATCGATTCCATCGCTCGCGGGCGCAGCCGAAGGAAGCGGAGCCCTGACGTTTATCCCGGATTCGGATGGCGTCGTCCGCCGCATACCATTGATGATCAGACTGCACGATCAGGTGATGCCGTCGCTTGCCGCCGAATCCCTGAGAGTAGCCCAGGGGCAGCGCAATTACATTTTAAAGACTCTGGAACAAAAGGGAACCGGCCTTCAGGAAGTCCGGATTGGCGCCATGACGGTACCGACAACACCCCGGGGAGAAATCTGGGTGCACTATACCCGCCCCGTCCCGGATCGTTACATTCCGGCGTGGAAAGTTCTTGACGGCAAGGTGACCCGGGAACAGGTGGAGGGTCATATTCTGCTTATCGGCACGTCGGCGCAGGGGCTCATGGATCTCCGGTTCAGTCCGATGGGGATGATCATTCCGGGAGTCGAGGTGCATGCCCAGGCGCTGGAACAGATTTTCTCGGGGACCTATCTCACGCGCCCGTCATGGGCAGGGGCCATCGAAGCCCTGGTTATTGTGCTCGGAGGACTGATCCTTGCGATCATTGCTCTTGCCACGCCGGCCCTCGTCTCGGCCGGCATCACCGCTTTGGTTCTTTTCGCCGCCTTCTGGGCCGCCTGGACGGCATTTATCCGTTACGGTCTGCTTTTGGACCCTGTCACGCCGGGACTGGCGCTTCTGATCACCTTTATACTGGGCAGTGTTATTCACCACATGACCAGCGAGCGCCGTCAGCGCTGGGTCCGGGAGGCTTTTTCGCGCTATGTCTCTCCCAACCGCGTTGATTATCTTGTTGATCACCCCGACCAGCTGGAATTGGGGGGACGGCGTCAGGAGTGCAGCTTCATTTTTACGGACCTCACCAGTTTTACTGCTCTCATGGAAAAAATGGACCCGGCGGATGCGGTGGCGATCCTCAACGCCTATCTCGACCGGATGATTACGATTGCCTTTCATCACGGCGGCACCCTGGACCGGATTGTGGGAGACGCGGTTGCCATTATGTTCTCGGCGCCGGTTATCCAGCCGGATCACCGCGCGCGGGCGCTTCAGTGCGCGCTGGAAATGCACGCTTTTGCGACGTCCTATGCGAATGAATATAACGCAAAAGGCATTCCCTTCGGGCAGACCCGCCTCGGCATCCACACAGGCGAGGTCATCGTCGGAAACTTCGGCGGTTCAACCATGTTTGACTATCGCGCGCTGGGTGACGCGGTGAACACAGCATCCCGGCTCGAAAGTGTCAACAAACATCTGGGGACCCTGATCTGCGTTTCCGGGGCAACCCTGCAAGGCTGCCCCGATGCTGTTGTTCGCCCCGTGGGATCCCTGGTTTTGAAGGGTAAAACACAGCCCCTGATGGTCTATGAACCAATCACGGGATCAGAACCACGGCGCGACATCGCTTACGAAAAGGCCTTTGAACTGCTGAAGAACAGTGATCCGCTGGCCCGAAAAGCTTTCGAACAGCTGGCTATGGAAAGACCACGGGATCCGCTGGTCGGTCTTCATCTGGAGCGGTTGCAGAAGGGCGAACAGGGTGATATAATCATTTTTGATGAAAAATAG
- a CDS encoding putative addiction module antidote protein produces the protein MARTVTTKYDVSEHLRTPQEMAAYLEMCIEESNGDAAFIAKALGDIAKAKGMSQVARDAGLSRESLYKALSGERSPEFDTILKVLGALGIKLHAEAVRSI, from the coding sequence ATGGCAAGAACAGTTACTACCAAATATGATGTATCCGAGCACCTTCGTACACCTCAGGAGATGGCCGCTTATCTGGAAATGTGTATCGAAGAATCGAACGGTGATGCGGCATTTATCGCAAAGGCATTGGGAGACATTGCAAAAGCTAAAGGTATGTCTCAAGTGGCGCGAGATGCCGGGTTGTCGCGTGAAAGTTTATATAAAGCTCTATCCGGTGAAAGAAGTCCGGAATTTGATACTATTCTTAAGGTACTTGGCGCCCTGGGTATAAAGTTACATGCAGAGGCTGTTCGTTCAATATAA
- a CDS encoding OmpA family protein — MIRNLRTGFAVFAVLLIVMGCSSQKSYVVLMDNADGTIGKLAVSGVKDGATDAKTEVLLATPRTGVDLDGKAGTPYAVDENRIKRDFGDAIAAQPPLPVSFMLYFKAGGTELTAESDALKPAILAAVKSHPAPDVSVIGHTDTMGDGDANEKLGLERAQIVADIIRAEIKKAESIRKDDVHITIASHGERNLLVSTPDNTPEPKNRRVEITVR, encoded by the coding sequence ATGATTCGCAACTTAAGAACCGGATTCGCCGTTTTTGCCGTCCTGCTTATTGTGATGGGCTGCTCGTCACAGAAATCGTATGTCGTTCTGATGGACAACGCGGATGGAACGATAGGAAAACTGGCGGTAAGCGGTGTTAAGGACGGCGCAACCGATGCAAAAACCGAGGTCCTTCTTGCAACGCCCCGCACCGGCGTTGACCTTGATGGTAAGGCAGGCACGCCTTACGCGGTAGATGAAAACAGGATCAAACGGGACTTCGGCGACGCCATCGCCGCACAGCCGCCGCTTCCGGTTAGCTTCATGCTCTACTTCAAGGCCGGCGGCACGGAGCTGACCGCCGAGTCGGACGCCCTGAAACCGGCGATTCTAGCCGCAGTCAAAAGTCATCCGGCGCCCGATGTATCGGTGATCGGCCACACCGACACCATGGGAGACGGCGACGCCAACGAGAAACTCGGATTGGAACGGGCGCAGATTGTCGCGGACATTATCAGGGCGGAAATTAAAAAAGCGGAAAGCATCAGGAAAGACGACGTTCATATAACGATTGCATCTCATGGCGAAAGAAATCTGCTTGTCTCCACACCGGATAACACGCCGGAACCGAAAAACCGGCGCGTGGAGATCACGGTTCGCTGA
- a CDS encoding two-component system response regulator, whose amino-acid sequence MDQPRILIVDDSATIRKALNRQMEAYGARVTQAEDGEQAWEAALIADFDLIITDVEMPRLDGFGLCRRLKSNVRTRGIPVIILSSLDADKDIEQGFKVGAAAYISKSEAPGHLNSTIEDVLKQFSFSHSRRILVVDDSPTIRKLVSKALEEAGFQVMTAENGKHAFIRIAEHRPDLIISDINMPEMDGIEFCKAIHADPHLAVIPFVIMSANSDRAIMRRLLSWGASAYLVKPFNLEQIVITVERLLSHQFLILLKEKERLDAEQKIMLAGITSLIAALEARDPYTKGHSEAVARLVTQIGRQMDAGEDTIDSLIIAAKLHDIGKIGIPDAILLKPDQLTEEEFCIIRKHPVIGASILGAIPSLQPLLPVILHHHERFDGKGYPDGLKGEEIPLWARIAAVADTYHALTSDRPYRRGMSHEEAMIIIKNVRGTQLCPDCVDAFSQLSPFQVAEFLP is encoded by the coding sequence TTGGATCAACCCCGCATTCTCATTGTCGATGACAGTGCCACCATCCGGAAAGCGCTGAACAGGCAGATGGAGGCTTACGGCGCCAGAGTCACCCAGGCGGAAGATGGAGAACAGGCCTGGGAAGCGGCGCTGATTGCCGATTTCGATCTGATCATCACCGACGTGGAAATGCCGAGGCTGGACGGCTTCGGCCTTTGCCGGCGCCTGAAGAGCAACGTCCGCACACGGGGCATACCCGTCATCATCCTCAGTTCACTCGATGCGGACAAGGACATTGAACAGGGATTTAAGGTGGGCGCCGCCGCTTACATTTCGAAGTCGGAAGCCCCCGGTCATTTAAACAGCACGATCGAAGATGTGCTCAAGCAGTTCAGTTTTTCCCACAGCCGCCGCATTTTAGTGGTGGATGATTCTCCGACTATCCGCAAGCTGGTCTCGAAAGCGCTTGAAGAAGCCGGTTTCCAGGTGATGACCGCGGAAAACGGGAAGCATGCTTTCATCCGCATTGCTGAACACCGGCCCGACCTGATTATCAGCGACATCAACATGCCCGAAATGGACGGGATTGAATTCTGCAAAGCCATTCATGCCGATCCCCACCTGGCCGTCATTCCCTTCGTCATCATGAGCGCCAACAGCGACCGGGCCATCATGCGCCGCCTTCTTTCCTGGGGAGCGTCCGCTTATCTGGTCAAACCCTTTAATCTGGAACAAATCGTGATCACCGTCGAGCGGCTGCTCTCGCATCAGTTTCTGATTCTGCTCAAAGAAAAAGAGCGCCTCGATGCCGAACAAAAAATAATGCTGGCCGGCATCACCAGCCTCATTGCCGCGCTGGAAGCCCGCGATCCCTACACAAAGGGTCATTCCGAAGCGGTTGCCAGGCTTGTAACACAAATCGGACGGCAGATGGACGCCGGTGAGGACACTATCGATTCCCTGATCATCGCCGCCAAGCTCCATGACATCGGCAAAATCGGCATCCCCGATGCCATCCTGCTGAAACCCGATCAACTGACCGAAGAAGAATTCTGCATCATCCGGAAGCATCCCGTAATCGGAGCCTCCATTCTGGGAGCCATCCCCAGCCTTCAGCCTCTTCTGCCCGTCATTCTTCACCACCACGAACGATTTGACGGCAAGGGCTATCCCGACGGACTTAAAGGTGAGGAGATCCCGCTCTGGGCCAGAATAGCGGCGGTGGCCGATACTTATCACGCCCTGACCAGCGATCGTCCCTACCGCCGGGGCATGAGTCATGAAGAGGCCATGATTATTATTAAGAACGTCCGGGGAACACAGCTTTGCCCGGATTGCGTCGATGCGTTCAGCCAGCTCTCCCCTTTCCAGGTCGCTGAATTCCTTCCTTGA
- a CDS encoding addiction module antitoxin RelB → MIEIRKTAIFAKWIDGLQDVHGRARIQARIERLAMGNPGDVKPVGEGVSEMRINHGPGYRVYYIKRERTMIIMLAGGDKSTQAKDIKTAIRLARNL, encoded by the coding sequence ATGATTGAAATTCGCAAAACCGCCATATTCGCCAAGTGGATTGATGGTCTGCAGGATGTTCATGGCCGTGCGCGTATTCAGGCAAGAATCGAGAGATTAGCTATGGGCAATCCCGGAGATGTTAAGCCCGTAGGTGAAGGCGTTTCTGAAATGCGTATTAATCATGGTCCCGGCTATCGGGTTTATTATATTAAGCGTGAGCGCACAATGATAATCATGCTGGCTGGTGGAGATAAAAGTACACAGGCAAAAGACATTAAAACCGCAATTCGCTTAGCAAGAAATTTGTAG
- a CDS encoding cAMP/cGMP-dependent 3',5'-cyclic-AMP/GMP phosphodiesterase — MAEKKGSLIFLSRGGILIPASTGNIQLGIPPETIKDTMKLKGGVPDTYIVPGDMFDLHYGVALAEMEFPVYYNFFIKKEKTRIICHEGQRKRIETVISEALFGPETMDYVNEYADGENTPGFPDLRAEMNHFRKSMGPEGSVDLEDLIDFCVLDDHGRASYNGIDVQFDSDDNLRVYEKGKEIAFVGRDVSVMVRKAAAARSKLNFRPPLFGVTTLGAGHGFDPEADTSGLIIWVSRRGIMVDPPVDSTEKLLALGVGPKWIDSVILTHCHADHDAGTLQKILHEGKINLYTTSTIYNSFMKKAGALTGIEESRLKRLVHFYPVCIGKPMIISGGKFNFNYTLHSIPTISIQASLSGKSMVYSSDTMNDPQYIEQLYAEGILTKSRRDSLVNFPWDRDVIFHEAGIPPIHTPLDFLCNLPADIRKRMYLVHVNPESIPCESSLRIAPTGLANTIELDVKSIPHDEAIEMLDTFSRVELFENLAFEKAREFLLVAGVEHYKASDVIFSKGDKGDKFYVVMSGIVDITLGGKMITTYDVGGYFGEKSLFLDENRTATATSRTDVKLLTIRKDEMLSLIRGTESEYLLHQIADFQNVKLRKTLKNNPILGSLTATQKTRLHGLIRPFAHSFHPGDIIAGKNSAAGFTYLVGEGSVDVYQGRVLIDTLIKGGLFGVKDLFEGKDKKTFSFVAKEETCLYCIEHADLKHFLDTNPGVYVKMYHIPY; from the coding sequence ATGGCTGAAAAAAAGGGGTCTCTGATTTTCTTATCTCGCGGAGGCATTTTGATTCCGGCGTCTACCGGAAACATCCAGCTGGGAATTCCACCGGAAACAATAAAAGATACGATGAAGCTTAAGGGCGGCGTGCCTGATACGTATATTGTGCCCGGGGATATGTTTGATCTGCATTACGGGGTCGCGCTGGCCGAGATGGAATTTCCCGTCTATTACAATTTCTTTATCAAGAAGGAAAAAACAAGAATCATCTGCCATGAAGGCCAACGGAAAAGAATTGAAACGGTCATCTCGGAAGCCCTGTTCGGGCCGGAAACAATGGACTACGTTAATGAATATGCAGACGGAGAGAATACGCCGGGTTTTCCGGATCTGAGAGCGGAAATGAACCATTTCAGAAAGTCCATGGGCCCGGAGGGCAGCGTGGACCTGGAGGACTTGATAGACTTCTGCGTTCTGGATGATCACGGGAGAGCATCCTATAACGGGATTGATGTCCAGTTTGACAGCGATGATAATTTAAGAGTCTATGAAAAGGGAAAGGAGATCGCGTTTGTCGGCAGGGATGTGTCTGTTATGGTCCGTAAAGCGGCGGCTGCCCGTTCCAAACTCAATTTCCGGCCGCCCTTATTCGGCGTGACAACCCTTGGGGCCGGTCATGGCTTCGATCCTGAAGCGGATACATCAGGGCTGATCATCTGGGTAAGCCGGCGGGGGATTATGGTGGATCCTCCTGTTGATTCCACCGAGAAACTGCTGGCCTTAGGCGTCGGTCCAAAATGGATCGATAGTGTCATCCTGACGCACTGTCATGCGGATCACGATGCGGGAACGCTGCAGAAGATTCTTCATGAAGGAAAAATCAACCTGTACACAACGAGCACCATTTATAACAGCTTTATGAAAAAGGCCGGGGCTTTGACGGGTATTGAAGAGTCGCGGCTCAAGAGGCTGGTTCATTTTTACCCCGTCTGCATCGGGAAGCCCATGATCATCAGCGGGGGCAAATTCAATTTTAATTATACCCTTCATTCCATTCCGACCATTTCCATCCAGGCCTCTTTGTCCGGAAAGAGCATGGTATACAGTTCAGATACAATGAACGATCCGCAATATATTGAACAACTGTACGCGGAGGGTATTCTGACGAAAAGCCGCCGGGACTCTCTGGTGAATTTCCCCTGGGATCGGGATGTCATTTTTCACGAAGCGGGCATACCGCCTATCCATACGCCGCTTGACTTTCTTTGCAACCTGCCTGCGGACATCCGGAAGCGAATGTATCTGGTCCATGTAAATCCCGAGAGCATCCCCTGCGAAAGCAGTCTGCGTATCGCCCCCACAGGGTTGGCCAACACCATCGAACTGGACGTCAAGTCCATTCCGCATGATGAAGCTATTGAAATGCTGGACACCTTTTCCCGCGTAGAACTGTTTGAGAACCTGGCCTTTGAAAAGGCCAGGGAGTTTTTACTGGTTGCCGGGGTTGAACATTACAAGGCGTCCGACGTCATCTTCAGTAAAGGGGACAAAGGGGATAAGTTCTACGTGGTGATGAGCGGCATTGTGGATATTACTCTGGGCGGCAAGATGATCACGACATACGATGTCGGCGGCTATTTCGGGGAAAAGAGCCTGTTTCTGGATGAAAACCGCACGGCAACGGCAACCTCCCGAACGGATGTAAAACTGCTCACCATTCGGAAAGATGAAATGTTGAGCCTGATACGCGGAACGGAAAGTGAATACCTGCTGCATCAGATTGCTGATTTTCAGAATGTCAAACTGCGGAAAACCCTGAAAAATAATCCAATCCTCGGCAGTTTAACGGCAACGCAGAAAACCCGGCTTCACGGACTGATCAGACCTTTTGCTCATTCCTTCCATCCGGGAGATATTATCGCCGGTAAAAATTCGGCGGCGGGATTCACTTATCTTGTCGGTGAGGGAAGCGTCGATGTCTACCAGGGACGAGTATTGATTGACACGTTGATCAAAGGCGGTCTGTTTGGCGTGAAGGATCTCTTTGAAGGAAAAGATAAAAAAACATTTTCATTTGTCGCGAAAGAAGAGACATGCCTTTACTGCATCGAGCATGCCGACCTTAAACATTTTTTGGATACGAATCCCGGCGTCTATGTAAAAATGTATCATATTCCTTATTGA